Proteins from one Erysipelothrix larvae genomic window:
- a CDS encoding PHP domain-containing protein has translation MDSFKKCDLHMHSSSCYSRGYDKTSFINKLKNEPLLDVISITDHNVVDVSLYKELKKEIPELYLIGGVELNIAIDEEIVNKHSLYVQNNYFHGIVWFSYADIDIFWVQLKKLLESKNIEVDEADIKTTSKRTEGIYFELSSIQNIFKNIDYYLVFHECKSDRNLSDYLPNTKDGEAYDPNIKYKHNLFYYNNKYAIEGGKKTRVISNYFENQLNTLLARFFFSDAIELKDIGTKFSWINFDGEFESLVLPLSDPESRIFTSYDKSVNPQSNRENYLEEIKITMKNSKDKTSKETILTFSPSLNGIIGSRGSGKSLLGSVLGNKNVDNYNNYVDHSSTLYKVKGKKYQNNSPKSKYLSQNSLLNIYNDGDVKEIDFIKELCSQMEDDISKQTASFIAKSKKMLLKEKNLIDTMDISKIFNLDDISFLEKSVNDEFMIPTLKRDDFEDNKERIRKFSENNVTLISNLMSTLINVKKIEHPKIKYVEMNEFDDIVDDFKATFADMATQLIDYVEETNTKISELSLENIHVREKLIEELISKIEFGNKKSDSEAQDFVTSRSNAINQLNKITSFRTFIQESYDYIENLTEELKNEKSSGEITVNTTDKLIISTSIEDSNSYCDTISTQLKIQNSEKYNEYMVKILLSYNEIDKLRAHFNGNKYKPTSLKSSSQYLNKYFSNVEQSINSVNEFIFKLYFNGKELNNYSPGKKSEILLDIFLDKAILSQEYLYIILDQPEDNMDTKTITDKLINRIRQLKLDIQLFVISHSAAVIINGDSDNLIFASENDNTLSYSSGRIIDASMKKSIVDTLDGGEKNLKMRLTKYDFKLKETVND, from the coding sequence ATGGATAGTTTCAAAAAATGTGACTTACACATGCATTCTAGTTCCTGCTACAGTAGAGGCTATGACAAAACCAGTTTTATCAATAAATTGAAGAATGAACCACTTTTAGATGTTATTTCAATCACAGATCATAATGTAGTAGATGTATCGTTGTATAAAGAACTTAAGAAAGAAATCCCAGAGTTATATTTGATAGGTGGCGTAGAACTTAATATAGCAATAGATGAAGAAATAGTTAACAAACATAGTTTGTATGTACAGAATAATTATTTTCATGGAATAGTTTGGTTTTCATATGCAGATATAGATATATTTTGGGTTCAACTAAAAAAACTTCTAGAATCTAAAAATATTGAAGTTGATGAAGCAGATATAAAAACAACCTCAAAGAGGACTGAAGGGATTTACTTCGAACTGAGTTCCATTCAAAATATATTCAAGAATATTGACTATTACTTGGTTTTTCATGAATGTAAAAGTGATAGAAATTTATCAGATTATTTACCTAATACAAAAGATGGGGAAGCCTATGATCCAAACATAAAATATAAACATAATTTATTTTACTATAATAATAAGTATGCTATTGAAGGTGGGAAGAAAACAAGAGTGATTAGCAATTATTTTGAAAATCAATTAAATACACTTTTGGCGAGATTTTTCTTTTCTGATGCTATAGAATTGAAAGATATCGGAACTAAATTCTCTTGGATTAATTTTGATGGCGAATTTGAATCACTTGTTCTTCCTTTATCAGATCCCGAAAGTAGAATTTTCACTTCTTATGATAAGAGTGTTAATCCTCAGTCAAATCGAGAGAATTATTTAGAGGAAATCAAAATTACCATGAAAAATTCTAAAGACAAAACATCAAAGGAAACTATTCTGACATTTTCCCCATCACTTAACGGGATTATTGGATCAAGAGGATCGGGGAAATCACTATTAGGTAGTGTCCTTGGCAACAAAAATGTGGATAATTACAATAACTATGTAGATCATTCTTCAACATTATATAAAGTAAAAGGAAAAAAATATCAGAATAACTCCCCTAAATCTAAGTACTTGTCTCAAAATAGTTTATTGAATATATATAACGATGGAGACGTTAAGGAAATCGATTTCATTAAAGAATTGTGCAGCCAAATGGAGGATGATATCTCTAAACAAACTGCTAGTTTTATTGCTAAATCTAAGAAAATGCTTTTAAAAGAAAAAAATCTAATAGATACTATGGACATTAGCAAAATATTTAATTTGGATGATATTTCCTTTCTAGAGAAAAGTGTAAATGATGAATTTATGATACCCACACTAAAAAGAGATGATTTCGAAGACAACAAAGAACGAATACGCAAATTTTCTGAGAATAATGTAACACTTATCTCAAATCTTATGAGCACTTTGATAAATGTGAAAAAAATAGAACATCCGAAAATTAAATACGTAGAAATGAATGAATTTGATGATATTGTTGATGATTTTAAGGCAACGTTCGCTGATATGGCAACACAGTTAATTGATTATGTCGAAGAAACCAACACAAAAATTAGTGAATTAAGTTTAGAGAACATTCATGTCAGAGAAAAACTAATTGAGGAGTTAATATCAAAAATAGAATTTGGGAATAAAAAAAGTGATTCAGAGGCTCAGGATTTTGTTACATCAAGAAGCAATGCTATAAATCAGTTAAATAAAATTACCAGTTTTAGGACATTTATTCAAGAATCATACGACTACATTGAAAATTTAACAGAGGAGTTGAAAAATGAGAAAAGTAGTGGTGAAATAACCGTAAACACAACTGATAAATTGATTATTTCAACTTCAATTGAAGATAGCAATAGTTATTGTGATACTATTTCAACTCAATTAAAAATCCAAAACAGCGAGAAATATAATGAATACATGGTAAAAATTCTGCTTTCATATAATGAAATTGATAAGCTCAGGGCACATTTTAATGGAAATAAATATAAACCAACTAGTCTTAAATCTTCTTCACAGTACTTGAATAAGTATTTTTCCAATGTCGAGCAAAGTATTAATTCGGTAAATGAATTTATTTTTAAATTGTACTTTAATGGAAAAGAGTTAAATAATTATTCTCCTGGGAAGAAATCTGAAATTTTACTAGATATATTCTTGGATAAAGCTATATTGAGCCAGGAATATTTATATATTATACTGGATCAACCTGAAGATAATATGGACACAAAAACAATTACTGATAAACTAATAAATAGAATAAGACAGTTAAAATTAGATATACAGCTCTTTGTGATAAGTCACTCAGCTGCAGTCATTATCAATGGTGATTCTGATAACCTTATATTTGCATCTGAAAATGATAATACTCTATCTTACAGTTCTGGAAGAATTATTGATGCATCAATGAAAAAGAGTATTGTAGATACATTAGATGGTGGAGAAAAAAATCTAAAAATGCGTTTAACTAAGTATGATTTCAAACTAAAGGAGACAGTTAATGATTAG
- a CDS encoding diacylglycerol/lipid kinase family protein → MVNKNLLVIFNPVSGKNSGDLDLIQSTLDDANKTYDLLKTKNEKSVEKYLKNHRDTYDVILVAGGDGTISQTIDAMIHYDIKASMCIYPKGSTNEFALALGITKDSLHNLANNTQEPLKIDIGAYNDNHSFIYSMTFGNFTHITYKTPQQLKNIFGHIAYWLYGIFTFYFLKIRTYDMKVTCDDEVYEGQFVFGGISNSNSLGTVIQLPEVSFNDGEFELMLIRKPKKHKDFRNLLLSLVMKQYDNELFIQTKGKDIRFESKREYSWNKDGEFAGRLNSLHVCVRKDYLTLYR, encoded by the coding sequence ATGGTTAATAAAAACTTGCTCGTCATTTTCAATCCAGTATCAGGTAAAAACAGTGGTGACCTTGATTTGATTCAAAGTACCCTTGACGATGCAAACAAGACGTATGACTTATTAAAGACAAAAAATGAGAAAAGTGTTGAGAAATATTTGAAGAATCATCGGGATACATATGATGTTATTTTAGTTGCAGGTGGTGATGGTACCATCTCACAAACTATTGATGCTATGATTCATTACGACATCAAAGCATCGATGTGCATTTACCCAAAAGGCTCTACAAACGAATTTGCGCTTGCTTTAGGCATTACTAAGGACAGTCTTCATAATCTTGCAAATAACACGCAAGAACCGCTTAAAATTGATATTGGGGCCTATAATGATAACCATTCATTTATTTACTCAATGACCTTTGGTAATTTCACGCATATTACCTATAAAACCCCACAACAACTCAAGAATATCTTTGGACACATTGCATATTGGTTGTATGGGATATTCACATTCTATTTTCTTAAGATTAGAACCTATGATATGAAAGTAACCTGTGATGATGAAGTGTATGAAGGTCAGTTTGTATTTGGTGGTATTTCAAATTCAAACTCATTAGGAACCGTGATTCAACTTCCTGAAGTATCCTTTAATGATGGTGAATTTGAGTTGATGTTAATTCGAAAACCCAAGAAACACAAGGACTTCAGAAATCTATTGTTATCGCTTGTCATGAAGCAATATGACAACGAACTGTTTATTCAAACAAAAGGAAAAGATATTCGCTTTGAATCCAAACGAGAATACTCGTGGAACAAAGACGGAGAATTTGCTGGAAGATTAAACTCCTTGCACGTATGTGTACGCAAAGACTACCTAACGCTTTATCGATAA
- a CDS encoding LTA synthase family protein produces the protein MHKFSKGIKIGLWILVACLFATPVFLQDQFGQMDFEQILFVMLSEGDGANIDIVFDFLIFALPYLSFFVVVAYLFSVVRQYNYEFHVRLFKKQFNPTITFQRSFKNTVFSGVCIVLSLALFINGKLDISGFVIERMNPGSLYETYYVDPNTVEITFPQEKQNLIYIVLESMNNNFTDINIDGSTVNLIPNLEQLSLDNLNFSNSETLGGHVQARGLSWTVASLVGQTSGVPLQIPIGNNQYGKNGVFLPGITTLGEILEDNGYSNYFLMGSDGNFGGRQTYFETHGNYTIYDTKYLKEIGFIPEDYHVFWGMEDSKLFEFAKKQLLEISANDEPFNFSMLTVDSHYTDGYTDGSCPASYNTDYANAYECSDLQVIEFINWIQAQDFYENTTVIIVGDHNTMNNNFLMQSVNSEYTLYNTFMNINTAVDERATVNRDFMATDLFPTTLAALGAEIEGDKLGLGTNLFSNQKTLLETLGYDTLDAELALKSIYYENNFLRK, from the coding sequence ATGCATAAGTTTTCAAAAGGGATAAAAATAGGGTTATGGATTCTTGTAGCGTGTTTATTTGCAACACCGGTGTTCTTACAAGATCAATTTGGGCAAATGGATTTTGAACAGATTCTTTTTGTTATGCTTAGCGAAGGGGATGGTGCAAACATCGATATCGTGTTTGACTTTCTAATCTTTGCACTTCCATATCTCTCGTTTTTTGTGGTGGTTGCTTACTTATTTAGTGTTGTTCGTCAATACAATTATGAGTTTCATGTTCGGTTATTTAAAAAGCAATTCAATCCAACCATAACATTTCAAAGAAGTTTTAAAAACACGGTCTTTAGTGGGGTGTGTATTGTTCTTTCTTTAGCATTATTCATCAATGGCAAATTGGATATATCAGGGTTTGTTATTGAACGCATGAATCCAGGGTCATTATATGAGACGTATTATGTGGATCCAAATACAGTGGAGATTACATTCCCACAAGAGAAACAAAACTTAATCTATATTGTTTTAGAATCAATGAACAACAACTTTACAGACATTAATATCGATGGAAGCACTGTGAATTTAATTCCTAACTTAGAACAACTCTCACTTGATAATTTAAACTTTTCTAACAGTGAAACATTAGGGGGACATGTTCAAGCACGTGGACTCTCTTGGACTGTCGCAAGCCTTGTAGGACAAACGTCAGGGGTGCCTCTACAAATTCCGATTGGAAATAATCAGTATGGTAAAAATGGTGTGTTTTTACCTGGTATCACAACACTTGGAGAAATCCTAGAAGACAATGGGTATTCAAACTATTTCCTCATGGGCTCAGATGGAAACTTTGGTGGTCGCCAGACTTACTTTGAAACCCATGGTAACTACACAATATATGATACGAAATATCTGAAAGAAATTGGTTTTATCCCTGAGGACTATCATGTGTTTTGGGGTATGGAAGACAGCAAGCTGTTTGAGTTTGCGAAGAAACAACTTCTAGAGATTTCCGCAAACGATGAACCGTTTAACTTTTCAATGTTAACCGTAGATTCACACTATACGGACGGATATACAGATGGCTCATGTCCTGCTTCTTACAATACAGATTATGCGAATGCATATGAGTGTTCAGATCTTCAAGTGATTGAGTTTATTAACTGGATTCAAGCACAAGATTTCTATGAGAACACTACAGTCATCATTGTTGGTGATCACAATACCATGAACAATAATTTCTTAATGCAATCCGTAAATAGTGAGTACACACTTTATAATACCTTCATGAATATAAACACAGCGGTAGATGAGCGCGCGACTGTTAATCGTGACTTTATGGCAACCGATTTATTCCCAACAACACTTGCTGCACTAGGTGCAGAAATTGAAGGCGACAAACTTGGATTGGGCACAAACTTATTCTCTAACCAAAAGACACTTTTAGAGACATTAGGATATGATACACTTGATGCTGAGCTTGCCCTAAAATCCATTTACTACGAAAACAATTTCTTAAGGAAATAA